Proteins encoded together in one Pseudomonas sp. ADAK13 window:
- a CDS encoding permease: MSNLASTQPARGWSFWWKPALFLLVACIGLYYVKWSPYYAKAFIAADNHSIGASILNDQQSSPLAAALAYAQVYFLAIWKAAVLAVILGSLLQVLIPRDWLLPLFGRAGLGSTLRGGLFALPGMMCSCCAAPVAAGMRRQNVSVGAALAFWIANPVLNPATLVFMGFVLGWGFTALRLVAGVVLVVGVSLVAQRIARPEQVPEAALDAVTQASQSETEPFLSRWLRTLWQLFWSTIPVYILAVLVLGAARVWLFPHVDGAMANSLVWLVPLAIVGTLFVIPTAAEIPIVQTMMTLGMGTGPAVALLMTLPSVSLPSLLMLRKDFDARVLVTVAGLTMLMGVVCGLIGAFIL, translated from the coding sequence ATGTCCAACCTCGCCTCCACCCAGCCCGCCCGGGGCTGGTCCTTCTGGTGGAAACCAGCCCTGTTCCTGCTGGTGGCCTGTATCGGCCTCTACTACGTGAAATGGTCGCCCTACTACGCCAAGGCGTTTATCGCGGCGGATAACCACAGTATCGGCGCCTCGATTCTCAACGATCAGCAAAGCTCACCGCTGGCTGCCGCGCTGGCCTATGCCCAGGTGTATTTCCTGGCGATCTGGAAAGCCGCCGTGCTGGCGGTCATCCTCGGTTCATTGCTGCAGGTACTGATCCCGCGGGACTGGCTGCTGCCTCTGTTTGGGCGCGCCGGGCTGGGCTCCACCCTGCGTGGAGGCCTGTTCGCGTTGCCGGGGATGATGTGCAGTTGCTGCGCCGCACCGGTGGCCGCCGGTATGCGTCGGCAAAACGTGTCGGTCGGCGCGGCGCTGGCGTTCTGGATCGCCAACCCGGTGCTGAACCCGGCGACACTGGTGTTCATGGGCTTCGTGCTGGGCTGGGGCTTTACCGCGTTGCGGCTGGTGGCCGGTGTCGTGCTGGTGGTGGGCGTGTCGCTGGTGGCGCAGCGCATCGCGCGGCCGGAGCAAGTGCCGGAAGCTGCGCTGGACGCCGTGACCCAAGCCAGCCAGAGCGAGACCGAACCGTTCCTGAGCCGCTGGCTGCGCACCTTGTGGCAGCTGTTCTGGAGCACGATTCCGGTGTACATCCTGGCGGTGCTGGTCCTGGGCGCGGCGCGGGTCTGGCTGTTTCCCCACGTTGACGGCGCGATGGCCAACAGCCTGGTGTGGCTGGTGCCACTGGCGATTGTCGGCACGCTGTTTGTGATCCCGACCGCCGCTGAAATCCCCATTGTGCAAACCATGATGACCCTCGGCATGGGCACCGGCCCGGCGGTGGCCTTGCTGATGACCCTGCCGAGCGTGAGCCTGCCGTCGCTGCTGATGCTGCGCAAGGATTTCGATGCGCGGGTGCTGGTGACCGTGGCCGGCCTGACCATGCTGATGGGCGTGGTGTGCGGGCTGATCGGGGCGTTTATCCTGTAG
- the sstT gene encoding serine/threonine transporter SstT, whose translation MTAAPSLFQRLMSVTLVTQIVIGLTAGILLALLLPDVAQATGFIGKVFVSALKAVAPILVFVLVMASIANHKHGQETHIRPILFLYLLGTFAAAVVAVIASTLFPSSLVLATHDVAVSAPGGIGEVMQSLLLSVVDNPVSALMNANFIGILAWAIGMGIAIRHASDTTRTVLGDLSNGVTLIVRMVIRFAPLGIFGLVASTLATSGFGALLGYAHLLLVLIGCMLFVALVINPAIVFWKLRRNPYPLVLMCLRESGITAFFTRSSAANIPVNLALSKRLGLHEDTYSVSIPLGATINMAGAAITITVLTLAAVHTLGIAVDIPTAVLLSVVAAVCACGASGVAGGSLLLIPLACSLFGIPSEIAMQVVAVGFIIGVLQDSAETALNSSTDVLFTAAACLGKEEQAA comes from the coding sequence ATGACTGCTGCCCCTTCCCTTTTCCAACGACTGATGTCCGTCACCCTGGTCACTCAAATCGTCATCGGTTTGACCGCCGGTATCCTGCTGGCCCTGTTGTTACCCGACGTCGCGCAAGCCACCGGGTTTATCGGCAAAGTCTTTGTTTCGGCGCTCAAGGCCGTCGCGCCGATCCTGGTGTTTGTGCTGGTGATGGCTTCGATTGCCAACCACAAGCACGGCCAGGAAACCCATATCCGGCCAATCCTGTTCCTGTACCTGCTGGGCACCTTTGCGGCCGCCGTGGTCGCAGTAATCGCCAGCACGCTGTTCCCCTCCTCACTGGTGCTGGCCACCCACGACGTGGCCGTCAGCGCCCCCGGCGGCATTGGCGAAGTGATGCAAAGCCTGTTGCTCAGCGTGGTGGACAACCCGGTCAGCGCGCTGATGAACGCCAATTTCATCGGTATCCTGGCCTGGGCCATCGGCATGGGCATAGCGATTCGCCATGCCAGCGACACCACCCGCACGGTGCTGGGCGACCTGTCCAACGGGGTCACGCTGATCGTTCGCATGGTGATCCGCTTCGCACCCCTGGGGATCTTCGGCCTGGTGGCCTCCACCCTGGCCACTTCCGGCTTCGGTGCCCTGCTGGGCTACGCGCACCTGCTGCTGGTGTTGATCGGCTGCATGCTGTTCGTGGCGCTGGTGATCAACCCGGCCATCGTGTTCTGGAAACTGCGCCGCAACCCCTACCCGCTGGTGCTGATGTGCCTGCGGGAAAGTGGCATCACCGCGTTTTTCACCCGTAGTTCGGCGGCCAACATCCCGGTCAACCTGGCATTGAGCAAGCGCCTGGGCCTGCATGAAGACACCTACTCGGTGTCAATCCCGCTGGGCGCCACCATCAATATGGCCGGCGCGGCCATCACCATCACCGTGCTGACCCTGGCCGCCGTGCATACCCTGGGCATTGCGGTGGACATCCCCACCGCCGTGCTGCTCAGCGTGGTCGCTGCGGTGTGTGCCTGCGGCGCGTCGGGTGTGGCCGGTGGTTCGCTGCTGTTGATTCCGCTCGCGTGCAGCCTGTTCGGCATTCCCAGCGAAATCGCCATGCAGGTGGTGGCCGTAGGCTTCATCATCGGGGTGTTGCAGGACTCGGCGGAAACCGCGCTGAATTCGTCCACCGACGTGTTGTTCACTGCGGCCGCGTGCCTGGGCAAGGAAGAGCAAGCCGCGTAA
- a CDS encoding shikimate 5-dehydrogenase — protein MQMNPNKDTQLCMSLSARPGNFGLRFHNHLYEQMGLNFYYKAFSSQDLPGAVGGIRALGIRGCGVSMPFKEACIALVDELDDSARAIASINTIVNTHGHLKAYNTDYIAIEQLLKKHAVPKDSTFALRGSGGMAKAVASALRDGGYANGVIVARNEAAGRALAQSLGYEWQAELGVLRPQMLVNVTPIGMTGGAEADQLAFEAEAIDAAQTVFDVVAIPSETPLILRGRAQGKRVITGLEVIAIQALEQFVLYTGVRPTDAQFQAAVAFARA, from the coding sequence ATGCAGATGAACCCCAACAAGGACACCCAACTGTGCATGTCACTGTCGGCACGCCCCGGGAATTTTGGCCTGCGCTTTCATAACCATCTGTACGAGCAGATGGGGCTGAATTTCTACTACAAGGCCTTCAGCAGCCAGGATTTGCCGGGCGCCGTCGGTGGTATTCGCGCGTTGGGCATTCGTGGGTGTGGCGTGTCGATGCCGTTCAAGGAAGCCTGCATTGCCCTGGTGGATGAACTGGACGATTCGGCGCGGGCCATTGCGTCGATCAATACCATCGTCAACACCCATGGGCATTTGAAGGCCTACAACACCGACTACATCGCTATTGAGCAACTGCTGAAGAAGCATGCAGTGCCCAAGGACTCGACCTTCGCCCTGCGCGGCAGCGGCGGCATGGCCAAGGCCGTGGCCAGTGCCTTGCGCGATGGTGGCTACGCCAATGGCGTGATCGTGGCACGCAATGAAGCCGCGGGCCGGGCGCTGGCCCAGAGCCTGGGGTATGAGTGGCAGGCGGAGCTGGGGGTTTTACGCCCGCAGATGCTGGTCAACGTGACGCCGATTGGCATGACCGGCGGCGCCGAGGCTGATCAGTTGGCGTTTGAGGCCGAGGCCATTGATGCTGCCCAGACCGTGTTCGATGTGGTGGCCATTCCCTCGGAAACCCCACTGATCCTGCGAGGACGCGCCCAGGGCAAGCGGGTGATTACCGGCTTGGAAGTGATCGCCATCCAGGCGCTGGAGCAGTTTGTGCTGTACACCGGCGTACGACCGACGGATGCGCAGTTTCAGGCCGCGGTGGCGTTTGCACGGGCGTGA
- a CDS encoding glutathione S-transferase N-terminal domain-containing protein produces the protein MNSLSDFPITAKWPARHPERLQLYSFPTPNGVKVSIMLEELGLPYEAHKVSFETQDQLSVEFLSLNPNNKIPAIIDPNGPGGQALGLFESGAILIYLAEKSGELLPEDPAMRYETIQWLMFQMAGIGPMFGQVGFFNKFAGAAYEDKRPRDRYVAESRRLLEVLEKRLLGRTWIMGDEYSIADIATFPWVRNLIGFYESGDLVGIADFPNVLRALDGFVARPAVIRGLNIPA, from the coding sequence ATGAACTCACTTTCCGACTTCCCCATCACCGCCAAATGGCCGGCCCGGCATCCCGAGCGCCTGCAGCTCTACTCGTTCCCGACGCCCAACGGGGTCAAGGTGTCGATCATGCTGGAGGAGCTGGGGCTGCCCTACGAGGCACACAAGGTCAGCTTCGAGACCCAGGACCAGCTCTCCGTCGAATTTCTGTCGCTTAACCCCAACAACAAGATCCCGGCGATTATCGACCCCAATGGCCCGGGCGGCCAGGCGCTGGGGTTGTTCGAGTCGGGGGCGATTCTGATCTACCTCGCCGAGAAGAGTGGCGAGTTGCTGCCCGAAGACCCGGCCATGCGCTATGAGACGATCCAGTGGCTGATGTTCCAGATGGCCGGTATCGGGCCGATGTTCGGCCAGGTGGGGTTCTTCAACAAATTCGCCGGTGCGGCCTACGAGGATAAACGTCCGCGTGACCGCTACGTGGCCGAGTCGCGCCGCCTGTTGGAGGTACTGGAGAAACGCCTGCTGGGCCGCACCTGGATCATGGGCGACGAATACAGCATCGCCGACATCGCCACTTTCCCGTGGGTTCGCAACCTGATTGGCTTCTATGAGTCCGGCGACCTGGTGGGCATTGCCGACTTCCCGAACGTACTGCGGGCACTGGACGGGTTCGTCGCCCGGCCAGCGGTGATCCGTGGCTTGAACATCCCTGCATAA
- a CDS encoding histidine phosphatase family protein, translating into MNIKPLCLAKRLKRYAYIMLPVLLVGTAVGLTLESRISRAQQVDGVQTLVFLRHAEKPVGGLGQLNCQGLNRAMNLATVLPEKFGKANFVFAPNPTRNVEEGEKDNSYSYIRPLMTISPSAIKLGLPVNIKFSANDTSALADELVEDKYHNAVIYTAWSHGYLPDLINKVASEAVGEKHVITDDWSGNDFDTLYVLTLTWHNGKASLLSRNYKQGLDNGQQTCPDATQVSAEI; encoded by the coding sequence ATGAATATCAAGCCTCTGTGCCTTGCGAAACGCCTTAAACGCTACGCCTACATCATGCTGCCGGTATTGCTGGTAGGCACCGCTGTCGGCCTTACCCTCGAATCCAGAATCAGCCGCGCCCAACAGGTCGACGGCGTGCAAACCCTGGTCTTCCTGCGCCACGCCGAAAAACCCGTCGGAGGCCTCGGCCAGCTCAACTGCCAGGGCCTGAACCGCGCGATGAACCTGGCCACCGTCCTGCCCGAAAAATTCGGCAAGGCCAATTTCGTGTTCGCGCCCAACCCGACCCGTAATGTCGAGGAAGGCGAGAAAGACAACTCCTACAGTTATATCCGCCCCTTGATGACCATCAGCCCCAGCGCCATCAAACTCGGGTTGCCGGTGAACATCAAATTCTCGGCCAATGACACCAGTGCCCTCGCGGACGAGTTGGTGGAAGACAAGTACCACAACGCCGTCATCTACACCGCCTGGTCCCACGGCTACCTGCCGGACCTGATCAACAAGGTGGCGAGTGAGGCCGTCGGCGAAAAACACGTCATTACCGACGATTGGTCCGGCAACGATTTCGATACCTTGTACGTGCTGACGCTCACCTGGCACAACGGCAAGGCCAGCCTGCTCAGCCGTAACTACAAGCAAGGCCTGGATAACGGCCAGCAGACGTGCCCGGATGCAACACAGGTCAGTGCGGAGATCTGA
- the selD gene encoding selenide, water dikinase SelD, protein MNEPIRLTQYSHGAGCGCKISPQVLEVILAGSGAQNLDPKLWVGNASRDDAAVYAIDDERGVVSTTDFFMPIVDDPFDFGRIAATNAISDIYAMGGDPLMAIAILGWPVNVLAPEIAREVIRGGRSVCDAAGIPLAGGHSIDAPEPIFGLAVTGLVEKRHMKRNDTAIAGCQLYLTKPLGIGILTTAEKKGKLREADVGLARDWMCTLNKPGSRFGKLAGVTAMTDVTGFGLLGHLVEMADGSHLTARIEYEKVPRLPGVEYYLEQGCVPGGTLRNFDSYASKLGRLNELHKRVLCDPQTSGGLLVAVTAEGNAEFLAVAAELGLNLEPIGELVERQTNAVEVF, encoded by the coding sequence ATGAACGAGCCGATTCGCCTGACCCAGTACAGCCATGGTGCTGGTTGCGGTTGCAAGATCTCACCTCAGGTGCTGGAAGTGATCCTCGCCGGCAGTGGCGCACAGAACCTCGACCCCAAGCTGTGGGTAGGTAACGCGTCGCGCGATGACGCCGCCGTGTATGCCATCGACGACGAGCGCGGTGTGGTTTCCACCACCGATTTTTTCATGCCGATTGTCGATGATCCCTTCGACTTCGGCCGCATTGCCGCCACCAACGCCATCAGCGATATCTACGCGATGGGCGGCGACCCGCTGATGGCCATCGCCATTCTCGGCTGGCCGGTCAATGTGCTGGCCCCGGAGATTGCCCGGGAAGTGATCCGCGGTGGTCGCTCGGTGTGTGACGCTGCCGGGATTCCCCTGGCCGGCGGCCACTCCATCGACGCCCCCGAGCCGATCTTCGGCCTGGCCGTCACCGGGCTGGTGGAGAAGCGCCACATGAAGCGCAACGACACCGCTATCGCCGGCTGCCAGCTGTACCTGACCAAACCCCTGGGCATCGGCATCCTCACCACCGCTGAAAAGAAGGGCAAGCTGCGCGAGGCGGATGTGGGCCTGGCCCGTGACTGGATGTGCACCCTCAACAAGCCCGGCAGCCGTTTTGGCAAGCTGGCCGGTGTCACGGCCATGACCGATGTCACCGGTTTCGGCCTGTTGGGCCACCTGGTGGAAATGGCCGACGGCAGCCATCTGACCGCCCGCATCGAATACGAAAAAGTCCCACGCCTGCCCGGGGTGGAGTACTACCTGGAGCAGGGCTGCGTACCCGGCGGTACCTTGCGCAACTTCGACAGCTACGCCAGCAAGCTGGGGCGCCTGAACGAACTGCACAAGCGCGTGCTGTGCGACCCGCAGACCAGCGGCGGCCTGCTGGTGGCGGTCACCGCCGAAGGCAATGCGGAATTCCTCGCCGTGGCGGCGGAACTGGGCCTGAACCTTGAGCCGATCGGCGAGCTGGTTGAGCGACAGACCAACGCGGTAGAGGTGTTCTGA
- a CDS encoding MFS transporter has protein sequence MLFPILLLSAAGFTVLTTEFIIVGLLPAIARDLDVSVSQAGLLVTLFAFTVAAFGPFLTAYFARFERKRLFITILIMFGLANTLAALAPNIWVMSLARLIPALGLPVFWALASETAVDIVGPDYAGRAIEKIGFGIVCATVFGIPVGTLISDMFGWRTAFGILAVVAFAKALLLFIYLPKTRAKNDQVSLRSQFKILRSPLMQGHILLSILVFSGMFTAYTYLADILERLAGFDGTVVGWCLMGFGAVGLIGNSLGGRMVDRHPLIASMVFCGFMIAGMVALVPAIHSTVGLAAAMAVWGVTQAALFLVSHVRLMKAAPHAPAFAASLNIAGANLGIGLGALVGGHVIDTLGLGSLGFAAAGFILLSILLALWLMTAKTRAVSA, from the coding sequence ATGTTGTTTCCGATCCTGCTGCTGTCAGCCGCCGGTTTTACCGTGCTGACCACAGAATTCATCATCGTCGGCCTGTTGCCTGCCATCGCCCGGGACCTCGACGTGAGCGTGTCCCAGGCCGGGTTGCTGGTGACCCTGTTCGCGTTCACGGTGGCGGCGTTTGGCCCGTTCCTGACCGCGTATTTCGCGCGGTTCGAGCGCAAGCGGCTGTTTATCACGATCCTGATCATGTTCGGCCTGGCCAATACATTGGCGGCACTGGCGCCGAATATCTGGGTCATGTCGCTGGCCCGGTTGATCCCGGCCCTGGGGTTGCCGGTGTTCTGGGCCCTGGCCAGTGAGACCGCGGTGGACATCGTGGGCCCGGATTACGCCGGCCGCGCGATTGAGAAGATTGGCTTCGGCATCGTGTGTGCCACCGTCTTCGGGATCCCGGTGGGCACGCTGATTTCCGATATGTTCGGCTGGCGCACCGCCTTTGGCATTCTCGCGGTGGTGGCGTTTGCCAAGGCCTTGCTGCTGTTTATCTACCTGCCGAAGACCCGTGCGAAGAACGATCAGGTGAGCTTGCGCTCGCAGTTCAAAATCTTGCGCAGCCCGTTGATGCAGGGCCATATCCTGCTGTCGATCCTGGTGTTCAGCGGCATGTTCACCGCTTATACCTACCTGGCGGACATTCTTGAGCGCCTGGCGGGTTTTGACGGAACCGTGGTGGGCTGGTGCCTGATGGGCTTTGGCGCTGTCGGCCTGATCGGCAACTCATTGGGCGGGCGCATGGTCGACCGTCATCCGCTGATCGCGTCAATGGTGTTCTGCGGGTTCATGATTGCCGGCATGGTGGCGTTGGTACCTGCGATCCACTCCACCGTCGGGCTGGCGGCGGCGATGGCCGTATGGGGCGTGACCCAAGCGGCGTTGTTCCTGGTCAGCCATGTGCGGCTGATGAAGGCCGCGCCCCATGCGCCGGCATTTGCCGCGTCGCTGAACATTGCCGGGGCCAACCTGGGGATTGGCCTGGGGGCGTTGGTGGGTGGGCATGTGATCGACACCCTGGGCCTGGGCAGCCTCGGTTTTGCCGCCGCCGGTTTTATCCTGCTGTCGATCCTGCTGGCGCTGTGGCTGATGACTGCCAAGACCCGCGCCGTCAGCGCCTGA
- the mnmH gene encoding tRNA 2-selenouridine(34) synthase MnmH: MPVDITDYRDIFLNDRPMMDTRAPVEFIKGAFPGVINLPLMTDDERQRVGTCYKQQGQQAAIVLGHELVSGAIKAERIEHWARFARANPDGVLYCFRGGLRSQIVQQWLKTEAGIDYPRVGGGYKAMRTFLLDTVEKATAQCDFVLLGGMTGTGKTEVLGQLSNALDLEGHANHRGSSFGKRATAQPSNIDFENRLAVDLLKKRAAGIEQFVVEDESRMIGSCALPLPLHKGMQGFPMVWLEDSVEGRVERILQDYVVDLCAEFIAVFGDAGQDVFAERLTQSLGNIHKRLGGERFARLHAIMQDALAEQARSGAVDLHRGWIEGLLREYYDPMYAFQRESKGARIEFAGEQGAVLEYLRERAARRE; this comes from the coding sequence ATGCCTGTCGACATCACCGATTACCGCGACATCTTTCTCAACGACCGGCCGATGATGGATACCCGGGCGCCGGTCGAATTCATCAAGGGCGCCTTTCCCGGCGTGATCAACCTGCCGTTGATGACCGACGATGAGCGCCAACGAGTGGGCACCTGTTACAAGCAGCAGGGCCAGCAAGCGGCGATCGTCCTTGGCCACGAGCTGGTGTCGGGGGCGATCAAGGCCGAACGTATCGAGCACTGGGCACGCTTTGCCCGGGCCAATCCTGACGGGGTGCTGTACTGCTTTCGCGGCGGGCTGCGCTCGCAGATCGTCCAGCAATGGCTGAAAACCGAGGCGGGTATCGACTACCCGCGGGTGGGGGGTGGCTACAAGGCCATGCGAACCTTCCTGCTCGATACCGTTGAAAAGGCCACCGCTCAGTGCGACTTCGTGTTGCTGGGCGGCATGACCGGCACCGGCAAGACCGAAGTGCTTGGCCAATTGAGCAACGCCCTGGACCTGGAAGGCCACGCCAATCACCGCGGTTCCAGTTTTGGCAAACGCGCTACCGCACAACCCTCCAACATCGACTTCGAAAACCGCCTGGCGGTGGACCTGCTGAAAAAACGTGCCGCCGGTATCGAACAGTTCGTGGTCGAGGATGAGAGCCGCATGATCGGCAGTTGTGCGCTGCCATTGCCCTTGCACAAGGGCATGCAGGGCTTCCCGATGGTCTGGCTGGAAGACAGCGTTGAAGGCCGTGTGGAGCGTATCCTGCAGGATTACGTGGTGGACCTCTGCGCCGAATTCATCGCCGTATTTGGCGACGCCGGCCAAGACGTGTTTGCCGAGCGCCTGACCCAGAGCCTGGGCAATATCCACAAGCGCCTGGGCGGTGAGCGGTTTGCGCGGTTGCACGCGATCATGCAGGACGCCCTGGCGGAACAGGCCCGCAGCGGTGCGGTGGATTTGCATCGAGGTTGGATCGAAGGGCTGTTGCGTGAGTATTACGACCCGATGTATGCGTTCCAGCGGGAGAGCAAAGGGGCGCGTATCGAGTTTGCCGGGGAGCAGGGCGCAGTACTGGAGTACCTGCGTGAGAGGGCTGCTCGGCGGGAGTAA
- a CDS encoding YceH family protein produces the protein MTTEHDTTSEEPRLNSTEIRILGCLIEKQATSPETYPLTLNALVIACNQKTSREPVMNLSQGQVGQSLRALEGRGFTRLVMGSRADRWEHRVDKALELVPAQVILSGLLFLRGPQTVNELLTRSGRMHDFEDAEQVVHQLERLIARGLALLVPRQSGQREDRYMHALGDPADIEAILAARGNPVERGAGSGVSLERIEELEARIAALEERLSRLE, from the coding sequence ATGACCACCGAGCACGACACGACTTCTGAAGAACCGCGCCTGAACAGCACGGAAATCCGCATCCTTGGCTGCCTGATCGAAAAACAGGCCACCAGCCCCGAAACCTACCCGCTGACTCTCAACGCGCTGGTGATTGCCTGTAACCAGAAAACCAGCCGCGAGCCGGTGATGAACCTGAGCCAGGGCCAGGTGGGCCAGAGCCTGCGGGCGCTGGAAGGTCGCGGTTTTACCCGGCTGGTGATGGGCAGCCGCGCCGATCGCTGGGAGCATCGGGTCGACAAGGCACTGGAATTGGTGCCGGCCCAGGTGATTCTCAGTGGTTTGCTGTTCCTGCGGGGGCCGCAGACGGTCAACGAACTGCTGACCCGCAGCGGGCGCATGCACGACTTTGAAGACGCCGAGCAGGTGGTGCATCAACTGGAGCGCCTGATTGCCCGTGGGCTGGCGCTGCTGGTGCCGCGTCAGTCGGGGCAGCGGGAAGACCGGTATATGCACGCCCTTGGCGACCCTGCCGATATCGAGGCGATCCTGGCGGCACGTGGCAATCCAGTGGAGCGTGGCGCGGGAAGTGGCGTTTCGCTGGAGCGTATCGAAGAACTGGAAGCGCGGATTGCGGCGCTCGAAGAGCGCCTGTCCCGGCTCGAGTAA
- a CDS encoding TerC family protein: MDYLLQLAASPTAWIALATLIVMEIVLGIDNLIFISILTNKLPLKHRAKARRIGISMALILRLGLLSTIAFIVQLTEPVIDILGQSFSWKDMILIAGGLFLVWKATTEIHHSMDPEKEHVDTGAPSVTLGFASAIGQILLLDMVFSIDSIITAVGMTEHLPIMIIAVVVSVIVMLVAAEPLAKFINDNPTIVMLALGFLIMIGMTLIAEGFGAHVPKGYVYAAMAFSAAIECLNMMRRNRHKRLAAKH; this comes from the coding sequence ATGGATTACCTTTTACAACTGGCCGCCAGCCCGACCGCGTGGATCGCACTGGCCACCCTGATCGTCATGGAGATCGTGCTGGGGATCGACAACCTGATCTTTATCTCGATTCTCACCAACAAGTTGCCGCTGAAGCACCGGGCCAAGGCCCGCCGCATCGGCATCAGCATGGCATTGATCCTGCGTCTGGGCCTGTTGAGCACCATTGCCTTCATCGTGCAGCTGACCGAGCCGGTCATCGACATCCTGGGGCAGTCGTTCTCCTGGAAGGACATGATCCTGATCGCCGGTGGCCTGTTCCTGGTGTGGAAGGCGACCACCGAGATCCATCACAGCATGGACCCTGAAAAGGAGCACGTGGACACCGGTGCGCCGAGCGTGACCCTGGGCTTCGCTTCGGCGATTGGCCAGATCCTGCTGCTGGACATGGTGTTTTCCATCGACAGCATCATCACCGCCGTGGGCATGACCGAGCACTTGCCGATCATGATCATTGCCGTGGTGGTCTCGGTCATCGTGATGCTGGTGGCGGCCGAGCCGTTGGCCAAGTTCATCAACGACAACCCGACGATTGTGATGTTGGCCCTGGGCTTCCTCATCATGATCGGTATGACGCTGATCGCCGAAGGTTTTGGCGCCCATGTGCCAAAAGGCTACGTGTATGCGGCCATGGCGTTCTCGGCGGCTATCGAGTGCCTGAACATGATGCGACGCAACCGGCATAAACGGCTGGCTGCCAAGCACTAA
- the nhaR gene encoding transcriptional activator NhaR, which yields MLNYRQLHYFWVVAKTGSIVRACEQLNLTPQTISGQISLLEQTFGVALFQKVGRQLELTEAGRQALPYAEQMFQLGNELEAMLRTQPNEQQILFRVGVADVVPKSIVYRLIAPTMELSEPIRITCREDKLERLLADLAIQRLDLVISDSPMPSHLDIKGYSQKLGECGISFFATQALADQHRGDFPQCLQGAPLLIPGAETVVRSRLLRWFAEQQIQPRIVGEFDDSALMQAFGQSGSGIFIAPSVIADEVERQYGVALIGQTDAVTESFYAISVERKVKHPGIVAITVGARRELFTTLP from the coding sequence ATGCTCAATTACCGACAACTGCACTACTTCTGGGTCGTCGCCAAGACCGGCAGCATCGTGCGTGCCTGCGAGCAACTGAACCTCACGCCGCAGACCATCAGCGGCCAGATCAGCCTGTTGGAGCAGACGTTCGGTGTGGCGCTGTTTCAAAAGGTCGGTCGCCAGCTGGAACTGACCGAAGCCGGGCGCCAGGCGCTGCCCTATGCCGAGCAGATGTTCCAGTTGGGCAATGAGCTTGAGGCGATGTTGCGCACCCAGCCGAATGAGCAGCAGATCCTGTTCCGGGTCGGCGTGGCGGACGTGGTGCCCAAGTCCATCGTCTACCGGTTGATTGCGCCGACCATGGAATTGAGCGAGCCGATCCGCATCACTTGCCGTGAAGACAAGCTTGAGCGTTTGTTGGCGGACCTGGCGATCCAGCGCCTGGACCTGGTGATCTCCGACAGCCCGATGCCCTCGCACCTGGACATCAAGGGCTACAGCCAGAAACTGGGGGAATGTGGGATCAGTTTTTTCGCGACCCAGGCATTGGCGGACCAGCATCGCGGTGATTTCCCACAATGCCTGCAGGGCGCGCCGCTGTTGATTCCGGGGGCAGAGACGGTGGTGCGCAGCCGTTTGCTGCGCTGGTTTGCCGAGCAGCAGATTCAGCCACGGATTGTCGGGGAGTTCGATGACAGCGCCTTGATGCAGGCCTTCGGCCAATCCGGCAGCGGGATTTTTATCGCGCCCAGCGTGATTGCCGACGAGGTGGAGCGCCAGTACGGCGTGGCGCTGATCGGCCAGACCGATGCGGTGACCGAGTCGTTTTATGCGATCTCGGTGGAGCGCAAGGTCAAGCACCCCGGCATCGTGGCGATTACCGTAGGTGCAAGACGGGAGCTGTTCACCACCCTGCCCTGA
- a CDS encoding DUF1993 domain-containing protein — MTISLYAASLPVFKQMLNALSDVLNKAEAHATAKNIDPNAFLQARLYPDMFPLVRQVQIAVDFAKGVSARLAEIEVPKYDDTEVTFADLQALIAKVLAFIDTITPAQVDGKEGIEIVTRPGTPKEKRFSGQSYLLTYGLPQFFFHVTTAYALLRHNGVEVGKRDYMGAF; from the coding sequence ATGACTATTTCCCTGTACGCCGCTTCCCTCCCGGTCTTCAAGCAAATGCTCAACGCCCTGAGCGATGTGCTGAACAAGGCCGAAGCCCACGCCACCGCCAAGAACATCGACCCGAACGCCTTCCTGCAAGCGCGCCTGTACCCGGACATGTTCCCGCTGGTGCGCCAGGTGCAAATCGCCGTCGACTTCGCCAAAGGCGTTTCTGCCCGCCTGGCTGAAATCGAAGTCCCGAAATACGACGACACAGAAGTCACCTTCGCTGACCTGCAAGCGCTCATCGCCAAGGTCCTGGCGTTTATCGACACCATCACCCCGGCCCAGGTCGACGGTAAAGAAGGCATCGAAATCGTCACCCGCCCTGGCACCCCGAAAGAGAAGCGCTTCAGCGGCCAGTCCTACCTGCTGACCTACGGCCTGCCGCAGTTCTTCTTCCACGTCACCACCGCTTACGCCTTGCTGCGTCACAACGGTGTGGAAGTGGGCAAGCGCGACTACATGGGCGCGTTCTAA